One Gemmatimonadota bacterium DNA segment encodes these proteins:
- a CDS encoding MFS transporter, with translation MTTRTGSSLSYTRLLRENRTYRFVWLSQVVSNAGDWFNTIAVLGLTLALTGSGLALGIVTICQMLPPFLMTPLAGVVAERYDRKRVMISADILRAVVALGFLLVETADDVWMLYLFMALLSGLQPFFDVTRTAALPSIARGKALLAANALSSTTWAAMLTIGSAVGGLVADHLGRSAAFQLNALSFLVSAFFVARIAIPAASGAGQPVRFLSDFIEGMKYIGRDRPTRVYLPGKATWGLAGGGAVLLYAVFGGQIYRAGDTGIAILYTARGLGTLLGAVFIKFFDTIRLGQLRTGILVGLIGYGAFFILFSQAPSIWLAAACIILAATGSMVMWVYSSLGLQLVVDEDYRGRVFAADHGLFTLAFSISTLGTGLLLDALAARLVAFMAGTAGILIVGFWYVFARRIPLGGQRSARSAHAGQDH, from the coding sequence TTGACGACTCGAACAGGTTCGTCCCTCTCATACACCCGGCTGCTCAGGGAGAACCGGACCTATCGGTTCGTGTGGCTGTCGCAGGTGGTATCCAACGCCGGGGACTGGTTCAATACGATCGCCGTGCTGGGCCTCACCCTGGCCCTCACGGGCTCCGGGCTCGCCCTCGGCATCGTCACGATCTGCCAGATGCTGCCCCCCTTTCTGATGACGCCGTTGGCCGGCGTCGTCGCGGAGCGGTACGACCGCAAGCGGGTGATGATCTCCGCCGATATCCTGCGGGCCGTGGTGGCCCTCGGATTCCTGCTGGTCGAAACGGCGGACGACGTCTGGATGCTGTACCTCTTCATGGCGCTGCTGTCCGGTCTCCAGCCCTTCTTCGACGTCACCCGCACGGCCGCGCTGCCGAGCATCGCCCGGGGCAAGGCGCTGCTGGCAGCCAACGCGCTGTCCAGCACGACCTGGGCCGCCATGCTGACCATCGGCTCCGCCGTCGGCGGGCTCGTGGCCGATCACCTGGGCCGGTCCGCCGCTTTCCAGTTGAACGCCCTCAGCTTCCTGGTATCGGCGTTCTTTGTCGCCCGGATCGCCATACCCGCCGCGTCCGGCGCAGGACAGCCGGTGCGGTTCCTGTCGGATTTCATCGAGGGCATGAAGTACATCGGGCGCGACCGGCCCACGCGGGTCTATCTGCCGGGCAAGGCGACCTGGGGCCTCGCCGGCGGCGGCGCCGTCCTGCTCTACGCCGTGTTCGGCGGGCAGATCTACCGCGCGGGCGACACGGGTATCGCCATCCTGTACACGGCCCGGGGCCTGGGCACGCTCCTGGGCGCCGTATTCATCAAGTTCTTCGACACGATCCGGTTGGGTCAGTTGAGGACGGGCATCCTGGTCGGGCTGATCGGCTACGGCGCCTTCTTCATCCTGTTTTCGCAGGCCCCGTCCATCTGGCTGGCGGCGGCATGCATCATCCTGGCCGCCACGGGCAGCATGGTGATGTGGGTGTATTCTTCTCTTGGACTGCAGCTTGTGGTGGACGAAGACTACCGGGGCCGGGTGTTTGCCGCGGACCATGGGCTGTTCACCCTGGCCTTCTCCATTTCGACCCTGGGGACGGGCCTCCTGCTGGATGCCCTGGCCGCTCGCCTGGTGGCCTTCATGGCAGGCACGGCGGGTATTCTGATCGTAGGGTTCTGGTACGTGTTCGCCCGGCGCATCCCGCTTGGCGGGCAACGGTCCGCACGGTCCGCACACGCCGGGCAGGACCATTAA